The Synechocystis sp. PCC 7509 genome includes a window with the following:
- a CDS encoding GAF domain-containing sensor histidine kinase yields MHSQEDSQSLGQKINQIVVHSSDTETMLQQISQTLAESFGVDGCLTTVIDEDGQPHQIGYWYKEEFVTVLQQWQSRELIALLPNQSELIAIERLQTTETEYLTPSQNKPLPFQSVLSIPICFQGKQNGLITLWRLHPYQWSDYEQERVQKAAESLPIVLEQISQANSIASLKQFVHTSTQYQNAVNQLTMASRNTLDLDQILQLAISGTSQSLQVERGLIITLKYSDLLFKNRPKHIIPKAKITVISECKNNFGSPTPINIINFSDQLCDDSSTLNKTFWLSECFLCQQALINAPEPFISNFNNDIEINKHQSKINPVLNIINLPSVLMFPLENQGTVFGFLLMQNSYSRTWKPEELALLELVSVQVSTAIIQNQTLRQVQNLVEERTAQLQRSLEVQSKLYEKTRQQIDQLRQMNKIKDEFIDTISHELRTPLTSMNLAIRMLRTPGISVERKSKYLDILEQQCTQEINLVTDLLRLQKLESNQTPLNLQIIKISSKLNDLVQIHTETWSQRGLNITVTLPERPLSLQTDADSFDRILHELLTNAGKYADSDTNVSVRAIQQGDRIIISVTNIGAAIAPENATDIFDKFRRGHGVTDKAIKGTGLGLALVKSLVQHLNGTIEVASTPIEQSSSAWVCFTLTLPQLPVPN; encoded by the coding sequence ATGCACAGTCAAGAAGATTCCCAATCGTTAGGTCAAAAAATTAATCAAATCGTTGTGCATAGCTCCGACACAGAAACAATGCTACAACAAATTTCCCAAACGTTGGCAGAATCCTTTGGCGTAGATGGCTGCTTAACTACAGTTATAGATGAAGATGGACAGCCTCACCAAATTGGTTATTGGTATAAGGAAGAGTTTGTAACAGTATTACAACAATGGCAATCGAGGGAACTTATAGCTTTACTCCCAAATCAATCCGAGTTAATTGCAATTGAGCGCTTGCAAACTACGGAAACAGAGTATTTGACTCCATCCCAAAACAAACCTTTGCCTTTTCAGTCGGTTTTAAGCATCCCAATTTGTTTTCAAGGCAAGCAAAACGGATTAATTACTTTATGGCGACTTCATCCTTACCAGTGGAGCGATTACGAGCAAGAGCGCGTTCAAAAAGCCGCCGAATCTTTACCTATCGTCTTAGAGCAAATTAGCCAAGCTAATTCGATCGCCTCGTTAAAACAGTTTGTACACACCTCTACTCAGTATCAAAATGCGGTCAACCAGCTAACTATGGCAAGCCGAAACACGTTAGATTTAGACCAAATTCTTCAATTAGCAATCTCTGGAACATCTCAGTCTCTGCAAGTGGAGCGAGGCTTAATTATTACTTTAAAATATAGCGATTTACTTTTTAAAAATCGTCCTAAACACATTATTCCCAAAGCTAAAATTACTGTTATCTCTGAATGCAAAAATAATTTTGGTTCACCTACGCCTATTAATATAATTAATTTTTCAGATCAATTATGCGATGATTCAAGCACTTTAAATAAAACTTTTTGGTTGAGTGAATGTTTTTTATGTCAACAGGCATTAATAAACGCTCCAGAACCATTTATTTCTAATTTTAATAACGATATTGAGATTAACAAGCATCAATCTAAAATTAATCCAGTTTTAAATATTATCAATTTGCCTTCTGTACTAATGTTTCCTCTAGAAAATCAAGGAACTGTATTTGGATTTTTATTAATGCAAAATTCTTACTCTCGGACATGGAAACCCGAAGAATTAGCCTTATTAGAGTTGGTCAGCGTTCAAGTCAGTACAGCAATTATTCAAAACCAAACGCTGCGCCAAGTCCAAAATCTTGTAGAAGAACGTACTGCTCAACTGCAACGTAGCTTAGAAGTACAATCAAAATTATACGAAAAAACTCGGCAACAAATCGATCAGTTAAGGCAAATGAATAAGATAAAAGATGAGTTTATCGATACAATTAGCCACGAGTTGCGTACTCCTTTAACTAGCATGAATTTAGCTATTCGGATGTTGCGTACACCAGGAATTTCTGTAGAGCGCAAATCAAAATATTTAGATATCTTAGAACAGCAATGTACTCAAGAAATAAACTTAGTTACCGATTTGCTTAGGTTACAAAAGCTAGAATCTAATCAAACTCCGCTTAATCTACAAATTATTAAAATTAGCTCAAAGCTGAATGACTTAGTTCAAATTCATACCGAAACCTGGTCACAAAGGGGATTGAATATTACAGTAACTTTACCGGAAAGACCTCTAAGTTTACAAACTGATGCAGATAGTTTCGATCGCATACTGCATGAATTATTGACTAATGCCGGAAAATATGCAGACTCTGATACTAATGTAAGTGTACGAGCTATTCAACAAGGCGATCGCATTATCATTAGTGTTACTAATATTGGAGCAGCAATCGCTCCAGAAAATGCTACTGATATTTTTGATAAATTTCGTCGCGGTCATGGAGTTACAGACAAAGCTATTAAAGGTACGGGTTTAGGGTTAGCTCTTGTCAAAAGTTTAGTACAGCACTTAAATGGAACTATTGAAGTTGCTAGTACACCGATTGAGCAGTCATCCTCTGCTTGGGTTTGTTTCACTCTCACTTTACCTCAGCTACCTGTACCTAATTAA
- a CDS encoding SRPBCC family protein, translating to MTKQPNFESTSDLSSDETADIGILSSLPPQELSSLLDTVDVQIEQVSARQRQISAKIPISQAIEPIWQVLTDYEALADFIPNLSISQRLEHPTGGIRLEQVGTQRLLRFNFSARVVLDLEEQFPHEIHFNLVEGDLKAFSGTWRLQPDTLSPQIVTNLFYTVCVLPKRTMPISIIERRLANDLRLNLLAIRQRVNNLYGTIGNR from the coding sequence GTGACTAAACAACCAAACTTTGAATCAACATCCGATTTATCTAGCGATGAAACTGCTGATATTGGAATTCTATCTAGTTTACCTCCCCAAGAACTATCATCGTTACTCGATACGGTAGACGTTCAAATAGAGCAAGTGTCAGCAAGACAAAGACAAATCTCTGCCAAAATTCCCATTTCTCAAGCTATTGAACCAATTTGGCAAGTATTGACAGATTATGAAGCTTTAGCTGACTTTATTCCCAATTTATCTATTAGTCAGCGCTTAGAGCATCCAACCGGGGGTATTCGCTTAGAACAAGTTGGGACGCAACGCCTACTGCGGTTTAACTTTTCAGCGCGTGTAGTTTTAGACTTAGAGGAACAATTTCCTCATGAGATACACTTCAATTTAGTAGAAGGTGACTTAAAAGCTTTCTCTGGGACTTGGCGGTTACAACCCGACACTCTGTCACCGCAAATTGTCACTAATCTTTTTTATACAGTATGTGTTTTACCCAAGCGGACAATGCCAATATCAATTATTGAACGTCGTTTAGCTAATGACTTGCGTCTAAATTTGTTGGCAATTCGTCAACGAGTCAATAATTTGTATGGAACTATTGGTAATCGCTAA
- a CDS encoding Npun_R1517 family heterocyst differentiation transcriptional regulator, with protein MKSDKASLQQTKIEVGVYECEIHLKFRLIEDKTVFRNPSELLDFLIESFIIGADDYLEPLQSLVKTQEISEVEASPQMRRQLMRLRNSSELG; from the coding sequence ATGAAGTCGGACAAAGCATCACTACAACAAACAAAAATAGAAGTTGGTGTATACGAGTGTGAAATACATCTGAAGTTTAGATTAATCGAAGACAAAACTGTATTTAGGAATCCGAGCGAACTACTAGACTTTCTCATTGAATCATTTATCATTGGTGCAGACGACTATCTCGAACCACTACAATCGCTAGTTAAGACTCAAGAAATCTCAGAAGTTGAAGCTTCGCCCCAAATGCGCCGCCAGCTAATGCGCTTGCGTAACTCCTCCGAGCTTGGGTAA
- a CDS encoding 3-isopropylmalate dehydratase small subunit, producing the protein MSNSIRGVIFVVDDNIDTDQIIPAEYLTLVPSKPDEYEKLGSYAMIGLPDRFGEFIAPGATKTIYPIIVAGENFGCGSSREHAPIALGAAGVAAVIAQSYARIFFRNCTATGELYPWESLERLCDEFVTGQEVTIDFEQNRLINHTLNKEYQLQSLGDVKPVIDAGGIFAYARQTGMIAKAE; encoded by the coding sequence ATGAGCAACTCAATTCGTGGTGTGATTTTTGTTGTTGATGACAATATAGACACTGACCAAATTATTCCTGCCGAGTACCTAACGCTAGTTCCCTCTAAGCCAGACGAGTATGAAAAGCTAGGTAGTTATGCCATGATTGGTTTACCCGATCGCTTTGGTGAATTTATTGCCCCAGGCGCAACAAAAACAATTTATCCAATTATTGTGGCGGGCGAGAATTTTGGGTGTGGTTCTTCACGGGAACACGCGCCGATTGCTTTGGGTGCGGCGGGAGTTGCGGCAGTAATTGCTCAATCCTACGCGCGGATATTTTTCCGTAATTGTACGGCTACAGGCGAACTTTATCCGTGGGAATCCCTAGAGCGTTTGTGTGACGAGTTTGTAACTGGACAAGAAGTTACAATCGACTTTGAGCAAAATCGGCTAATTAACCATACTCTAAACAAAGAGTATCAACTCCAGTCCTTGGGAGATGTCAAGCCTGTAATTGATGCGGGGGGAATTTTTGCCTATGCTCGTCAAACGGGTATGATTGCCAAGGCTGAGTGA
- a CDS encoding NAD(P)H-quinone oxidoreductase subunit M: MEEQLLKSTTRHIRIFSAEVNTDGELVPSNQVLTLDVDPDNEFNWNEDALQKVYRKFNGFVEASSGADLTDYNLRRIGSDLEHFIRSLLQNGQISYNLNGRAINYSMGVPQVSVD, encoded by the coding sequence ATGGAAGAGCAATTACTCAAGTCTACAACTCGCCATATTCGGATTTTTTCAGCAGAAGTTAATACTGATGGCGAACTTGTTCCTAGCAATCAAGTTCTAACTTTGGATGTCGATCCAGATAATGAATTCAATTGGAACGAAGACGCTTTGCAAAAGGTGTATCGCAAGTTTAACGGGTTTGTAGAAGCCTCTAGTGGTGCAGATTTGACTGACTATAACTTGCGGCGGATTGGCTCGGATTTAGAGCATTTTATCCGTAGTCTTTTACAAAATGGTCAAATCAGTTATAACTTGAACGGACGAGCGATTAATTACAGTATGGGCGTACCCCAAGTGTCCGTTGATTAA
- a CDS encoding beta-ketoacyl-ACP synthase, with protein MSFFNQVDNQDVVVTGIGLVSALGNNLAANWQQLIAGNSAIKLHQPFPELPPLPLGLIGDQPICLKTLTSQVVSNAIADSGLNIPLTDCGVVIGSSRSYQASWELLAKKFALNNEFDSDCLEILPHMNAIAVARQIGASLVPVLAPMAACATGIWSIFQAFELIKTGRCQRVLAGAVEAPITPLTLAGFKQMGAMAATGSFPFDHYRQGLVLGEGGAVLVLESAKLAWKRSARIYGQIRGFGLTSDAYYASQPSPQGQSAKLAVKQCLERSHLLPTDIDYIHAHGTATQKGDRHEAQLIADIFPQSVAISSTKGATGHTLGASGAIGAAFCLEALQQQVLPPNVGLQLPEFNLNLVTKSRQNQTKQVLCFSFGFGGQNAVMAISKSE; from the coding sequence ATGTCTTTTTTTAATCAAGTGGACAATCAAGACGTTGTTGTTACAGGTATTGGTTTAGTTTCGGCTTTGGGGAATAATTTAGCAGCTAATTGGCAGCAGCTAATAGCAGGAAATTCTGCTATTAAACTACATCAGCCTTTTCCTGAACTTCCACCGCTCCCTTTAGGTTTAATTGGCGATCAACCCATTTGTCTAAAAACTTTAACTTCCCAAGTTGTTAGCAATGCGATCGCCGATTCTGGCTTAAATATACCCTTAACTGATTGCGGTGTGGTAATTGGTTCTAGTCGCAGCTATCAAGCCTCGTGGGAATTACTAGCTAAAAAGTTTGCTCTTAATAATGAATTTGACAGCGATTGCTTAGAGATTTTGCCTCACATGAATGCGATCGCTGTAGCTAGACAAATTGGCGCGTCTCTGGTTCCCGTGCTTGCACCGATGGCAGCTTGTGCAACGGGTATTTGGTCAATTTTTCAAGCTTTTGAACTAATTAAAACCGGACGTTGTCAGCGCGTCCTCGCTGGAGCCGTTGAAGCACCAATTACACCCCTGACCCTAGCAGGATTTAAGCAAATGGGAGCAATGGCAGCAACGGGATCTTTTCCGTTTGATCACTACCGTCAGGGTTTGGTATTAGGAGAAGGTGGGGCGGTTTTGGTACTCGAATCAGCTAAGTTGGCATGGAAACGATCGGCGCGAATTTATGGACAAATTCGTGGATTTGGCTTGACAAGTGATGCTTATTATGCATCTCAACCTTCACCTCAAGGACAAAGTGCGAAGTTAGCAGTTAAGCAATGTTTAGAACGATCGCATCTCTTACCTACAGACATTGATTATATTCACGCCCACGGTACAGCAACTCAAAAAGGCGATCGCCATGAAGCTCAATTGATTGCAGATATTTTTCCCCAAAGTGTAGCTATTAGTTCGACAAAAGGCGCTACAGGTCATACTTTAGGCGCTTCGGGAGCTATAGGGGCGGCTTTTTGTTTAGAAGCATTGCAGCAACAAGTATTACCGCCTAATGTAGGCTTACAACTACCGGAATTTAATCTAAATTTAGTTACTAAATCTCGCCAAAATCAAACTAAACAAGTTTTATGTTTTAGTTTTGGCTTTGGCGGTCAAAATGCCGTTATGGCGATTTCTAAATCTGAGTAA
- a CDS encoding peptidylprolyl isomerase: MAMQLKIQSCLISFILLAAIAIGGCTPSDRVASENTPLVSPAQETISTPSSETPTLPTQATSPLMKDLPTLTGKATVVMTVKGAPITIEVDGTNAPITAGNFVDLVQRGVYDGLVFHRVVRTPEPFVVQGGDPQGKDPKFPTERLGTGGFIDPNTGSERRIPLEITPQGAKSPLYSEITSSPQLKHLRGAVAMARSQSPDSASSQFYFALADLAFLDGSYAVFGNVTSGMDVVDKIQQGDRIDSAKVTSGAENLKNGGK, encoded by the coding sequence ATGGCAATGCAGCTAAAAATTCAATCCTGTTTAATATCGTTTATACTCTTGGCGGCGATCGCCATCGGGGGATGTACGCCAAGCGATCGCGTAGCATCGGAAAATACTCCCCTAGTCTCACCAGCACAAGAGACAATCAGCACCCCAAGCTCAGAAACGCCAACATTACCTACTCAAGCAACTAGCCCACTAATGAAAGATTTACCAACCCTCACAGGCAAAGCAACGGTAGTAATGACCGTTAAAGGCGCACCAATTACGATTGAAGTTGATGGTACAAATGCGCCGATCACGGCAGGTAATTTTGTAGACCTCGTTCAAAGAGGCGTATACGATGGCTTAGTATTTCATCGCGTTGTCCGAACTCCAGAACCCTTTGTAGTTCAAGGCGGCGATCCTCAAGGCAAAGATCCTAAGTTTCCCACCGAAAGATTAGGTACCGGTGGTTTCATTGATCCCAATACTGGCAGCGAACGCCGGATTCCTTTAGAAATCACTCCCCAAGGAGCAAAATCTCCGCTTTATAGTGAGATTACGAGTTCGCCCCAGTTAAAGCATCTTCGTGGCGCTGTAGCAATGGCGCGATCGCAATCTCCCGATTCGGCTTCCTCTCAGTTCTACTTTGCCCTAGCAGATTTAGCTTTTTTAGATGGCAGTTACGCGGTTTTTGGCAATGTTACTAGCGGTATGGATGTAGTAGATAAAATTCAACAAGGCGATCGCATTGATTCAGCGAAAGTCACTTCTGGAGCGGAAAATTTAAAAAACGGCGGTAAGTAA
- a CDS encoding photosystem I assembly protein Ycf4: protein MSVSTANPGNSPVGDITSSVLRQTILGSRRFSNYWWATVVSIGATGFFLASLSSYLKVNFLPFANPTELVFVPQGIAMGFYGIAGLLLASYLWMVIILDVGGGYNEFNTETGAVKIFRWGFLGKNRQIEINCKTQDVQAVKVDIKEGINPRRGLYLRVKGRRDIPLSRVGQPLSLTELENQAAELARFLKVQIEGL from the coding sequence ATGAGCGTATCTACTGCTAATCCAGGTAATTCCCCGGTTGGGGATATAACATCGTCCGTCCTCCGTCAAACTATTTTGGGATCGCGCCGATTTAGCAATTACTGGTGGGCAACAGTTGTTTCTATAGGAGCTACAGGCTTTTTCTTAGCATCGCTCTCTAGTTACCTGAAAGTAAATTTTTTACCTTTTGCTAACCCCACTGAGCTAGTTTTTGTCCCCCAAGGGATTGCAATGGGTTTTTACGGTATCGCCGGATTGCTTTTAGCCTCCTACCTCTGGATGGTAATTATTTTAGATGTCGGCGGCGGTTACAACGAATTTAATACTGAAACGGGCGCTGTTAAAATCTTTCGTTGGGGATTTTTGGGGAAAAACCGTCAAATTGAAATCAACTGTAAAACTCAAGACGTGCAAGCAGTTAAGGTAGATATCAAAGAAGGGATAAATCCCCGGCGAGGCTTGTATCTGCGTGTCAAAGGTCGGCGAGACATTCCTTTATCCCGTGTGGGTCAACCGTTATCATTAACAGAACTTGAAAATCAAGCGGCGGAACTAGCGCGATTTTTGAAAGTCCAAATTGAAGGGCTATAA
- the psbD gene encoding photosystem II D2 protein (photosystem q(a) protein) encodes MTIAVGSAPSRGIFDTVDDWLKRDRFVFVGWSGILLFPCAYMALGGWLTGTTFVTSWYTHGIASSYLEGANFLTVAVSTPADSMGHSLLFLWGPEAGWNFTRWCQLGGLWAFVALHGAFALIGFMLRQFEIARLVGIRPYNALAFSAPIAVFVSVFLMYPLGQSSWFFAPSFGVAAIFRFLLFFQGFHNWTLNPFHMMGVAGVLGGALLCAIHGATVENTLFEDSEQSNTFRAFNPTQAEETYSMVTANRFWSQIFGIAFSNKRWLHFFMLFVPVTGLWMSAVGVVGLALNLRAYDFVSQELRAAEDPEFETFYTKNILLNEGIRAWMAPQDQPHEQFQFPEEVLPRGNAL; translated from the coding sequence ATGACAATTGCAGTTGGTAGCGCACCGAGTCGCGGCATATTTGATACCGTAGACGACTGGTTAAAGCGCGATAGATTTGTATTTGTAGGCTGGAGCGGAATCCTACTATTCCCCTGCGCCTACATGGCTCTAGGCGGCTGGTTAACAGGGACAACCTTTGTCACCTCTTGGTATACTCACGGCATCGCTAGTTCCTACTTAGAAGGAGCAAACTTTCTGACCGTAGCGGTATCAACCCCCGCCGACAGCATGGGACACTCCTTGCTGTTTTTATGGGGACCAGAAGCTGGATGGAACTTTACCCGATGGTGTCAGCTAGGGGGACTATGGGCATTTGTCGCCCTGCACGGAGCCTTTGCCTTAATCGGATTTATGTTGCGTCAGTTTGAGATTGCCCGCTTGGTCGGGATTCGTCCTTACAACGCCCTAGCATTTAGCGCCCCGATTGCGGTATTTGTGAGTGTATTTCTCATGTATCCCTTGGGACAATCATCGTGGTTTTTCGCGCCATCCTTTGGGGTAGCAGCAATATTTAGATTCTTGCTATTTTTCCAAGGATTCCACAACTGGACACTTAACCCCTTCCACATGATGGGAGTAGCCGGAGTATTAGGAGGAGCGCTATTGTGTGCCATTCACGGCGCAACCGTAGAAAATACCTTGTTTGAGGATTCCGAGCAATCCAATACTTTCCGCGCCTTCAATCCGACTCAAGCGGAAGAAACCTACTCGATGGTGACGGCAAACCGTTTTTGGTCGCAAATATTTGGGATTGCCTTTTCCAACAAGCGTTGGTTGCACTTCTTTATGTTGTTTGTACCCGTAACCGGATTGTGGATGAGTGCGGTGGGCGTAGTTGGTTTAGCCCTAAACTTACGCGCTTACGATTTCGTTAGCCAAGAATTACGGGCGGCGGAAGATCCAGAGTTTGAGACTTTTTACACCAAAAACATTTTGCTGAATGAGGGCATCCGCGCTTGGATGGCTCCTCAAGATCAGCCTCACGAACAATTCCAATTCCCTGAAGAGGTTCTACCACGTGGAAACGCCCTATAA
- the psbC gene encoding photosystem II reaction center protein CP43, protein MGGGRDLESSGFAWWSGNARLINLSGKLLGAHVAHAGLIVFWAGAMTLFEVAHFIPEKPMYEQGLILLPHLAAQGWGVGAGGEVINTFPYFVVGVLHLISSAVLGFGGIYHAVRGPDTLEEYSSFFGYDWKDKNKMTSIIGFHLIILGCGALLLVIKAMFVGGLYDTWAPGGGDVRVISNPTLNPAVIFGYVLRSPFGGEGSITSVDNLEDVVGGHIWVALLLITGGIFHILTKPFAWARRAFIWSGEAYLSYSLGALSLMAFIATCFVWFNNTVYPSEFYGPTGPEASQAQALTFLIRDQRLGANVGSAQGPTGLGKYLMRSPTGEIIFGGETMRFWDVRAPWLEPLRGPNGLDLDKIKNDIQPWQARRAAEYMTHAPLGSLNSVGGVATEINSFNFVSPRSWLSCFHFVMFFFFLVGHLWHAGRARAAVAGFEKGINRESEPVMFMGEID, encoded by the coding sequence ATGGGTGGCGGTCGTGACCTAGAATCATCAGGTTTTGCCTGGTGGTCTGGCAATGCTCGATTAATTAATTTGTCTGGTAAGCTATTGGGCGCTCACGTCGCTCACGCTGGTTTGATTGTATTCTGGGCGGGAGCAATGACTTTATTTGAAGTTGCTCACTTTATCCCAGAAAAGCCAATGTACGAGCAAGGATTAATCTTGCTACCTCACTTAGCTGCTCAAGGCTGGGGTGTAGGTGCCGGTGGTGAAGTTATTAACACTTTTCCCTACTTCGTTGTTGGTGTACTACACTTAATTTCCTCCGCAGTCCTTGGTTTTGGCGGTATTTATCATGCCGTGCGCGGCCCAGATACTTTAGAAGAATATTCTTCCTTCTTTGGTTATGACTGGAAAGATAAAAACAAAATGACTAGCATCATTGGCTTTCACCTAATTATTTTAGGTTGCGGTGCTTTGTTGCTAGTAATTAAAGCTATGTTTGTCGGCGGTCTATACGATACTTGGGCCCCTGGTGGTGGTGATGTACGGGTAATTAGTAACCCCACCCTCAACCCCGCAGTTATCTTCGGTTACGTGCTGCGATCGCCCTTTGGTGGCGAAGGCTCAATTACGAGTGTTGATAACTTAGAAGATGTAGTCGGCGGTCATATTTGGGTAGCTTTACTACTAATTACTGGTGGTATTTTTCACATATTGACTAAGCCTTTTGCTTGGGCGCGACGCGCTTTCATCTGGTCTGGAGAAGCTTATCTTTCTTACAGCTTAGGTGCTTTGTCGCTGATGGCATTTATTGCTACTTGCTTTGTTTGGTTTAACAACACTGTATATCCTAGTGAATTCTACGGACCCACAGGCCCAGAAGCCTCTCAAGCTCAAGCATTGACCTTCTTAATCCGCGACCAACGTTTGGGTGCAAACGTCGGTTCGGCTCAAGGGCCTACAGGGTTAGGTAAATACTTGATGCGATCGCCTACTGGTGAAATCATTTTTGGTGGTGAAACCATGCGTTTTTGGGATGTCCGCGCTCCTTGGTTAGAGCCATTACGCGGCCCCAACGGTCTTGACTTAGACAAGATCAAAAACGATATTCAGCCTTGGCAAGCTCGTCGCGCGGCGGAATACATGACCCACGCTCCTTTGGGTTCTTTGAACTCCGTAGGTGGTGTAGCAACGGAGATCAACTCGTTTAACTTCGTGTCTCCCCGTTCTTGGTTATCTTGCTTCCACTTTGTGATGTTCTTCTTCTTCCTAGTCGGTCACTTATGGCACGCAGGTCGTGCTAGAGCGGCGGTGGCTGGTTTTGAAAAAGGTATCAACCGCGAAAGCGAACCAGTAATGTTTATGGGCGAAATTGACTAA
- a CDS encoding sporulation protein translates to MSVFKKLLARVGIGAAQVDTHLFQNSLVPGETLEGEVHISGGDVAQEIDDIYLKVATEYEREYKQNDEERTIHEECILIKYLLSERFLLQTKEKKVISFSLQLPYETPLTMGRQPVYLQTGLDIKSAVNPRDRDELKVQPHPLMQGVLEAVENLGFRLQEVDCEYTTHFHRSYPFVQEFEFRPTGKYRRHLDELEVIFCLSPEKLEVLLQIDKRARGFKGWFNEAFDLDERYDRFYLTQSDLAQENIAATIDSIIQSHLH, encoded by the coding sequence ATGTCTGTATTTAAAAAGCTTTTAGCTCGTGTAGGTATCGGTGCGGCGCAAGTAGATACTCATCTATTCCAAAATTCCCTCGTTCCGGGAGAAACCCTTGAGGGTGAAGTTCATATTAGTGGTGGTGATGTAGCGCAGGAAATTGACGATATTTATTTAAAAGTTGCCACAGAGTACGAGCGCGAGTATAAACAAAATGATGAAGAACGGACTATTCATGAGGAGTGCATACTTATCAAATATCTTCTATCGGAGCGTTTCCTTTTGCAAACAAAAGAAAAAAAAGTAATTTCCTTTTCCCTGCAATTACCTTACGAAACACCCTTAACTATGGGTCGTCAGCCTGTCTACTTACAAACAGGATTAGATATTAAAAGTGCGGTTAATCCTAGAGATCGAGATGAACTTAAAGTGCAGCCACACCCATTAATGCAAGGAGTGCTAGAAGCAGTAGAAAACCTTGGTTTTCGGTTACAGGAAGTAGATTGCGAGTATACTACTCACTTTCATAGGTCTTACCCCTTTGTCCAAGAGTTTGAGTTTCGACCTACAGGCAAATACCGCCGTCACTTAGATGAATTGGAAGTAATTTTTTGTTTAAGTCCAGAGAAGTTAGAAGTATTGCTTCAAATTGATAAACGAGCGCGGGGTTTTAAAGGTTGGTTTAATGAAGCTTTCGATCTAGATGAACGCTACGATCGCTTTTATCTGACACAATCGGATCTAGCTCAAGAAAATATTGCCGCTACGATTGATAGCATTATTCAAAGTCATCTTCACTAA
- a CDS encoding PCP reductase family protein — protein sequence MNDSPLTNDLQWTPSALAMLKKIPFFVRPQATVRIQHLARTAGVEVVTVELVEQARLEFGQ from the coding sequence ATGAACGACTCCCCTCTTACCAACGATCTGCAATGGACACCATCGGCTTTAGCTATGCTAAAAAAAATTCCCTTTTTTGTCCGTCCTCAAGCAACAGTGCGGATTCAACATCTAGCTCGTACGGCGGGGGTGGAAGTTGTTACTGTAGAACTGGTAGAGCAAGCAAGACTTGAATTTGGTCAGTAG